Proteins encoded by one window of Streptomyces clavuligerus:
- a CDS encoding AMP-dependent synthetase/ligase, whose protein sequence is MREFSLPALYEVPTDGNLTDLIRRNASQHPDVAVMGRKVGDSWTDVTSTQFLAEVLAAAKGLIAAGIEPGDRVALMSRTRYEWVLLDFAIWSAGGVTVPVYETSSAEQVSWILSDSGAVAAIVENGAHAAAVESVRDRLPALRELWQIEAGALDALVAAGAEISDATLDERSASARADDPATIVYTSGTTGRPKGCVLTHRNFFAECGNAVERLKPLFRTGECSVLLFLPAAHVFGRLVEVGAIMAPIKLGCVPDIRNLTEDLAGFQPTLVLGVPRVFEKVYNGARAKAQADGKGRIFDKAAKTAIDWSRALDTARGPSLGLRLKHTVFDALVYGKLRTALGGRIEHAISGGAPLGERLGHFFRGVGLTVLEGYGLTESCGATAFNPPDRQKIGTVGQPLPGSVVRISDDGEVLLHGEHLFSGYWNNPEATAEALADGWFRTGDIGALDEDGYLAITGRKKEILVTAGGKNVAPAVIEDRIRAHALVAECMVVGDGRPFVGALITLDEEFLGRWAAERGRTGGTAAALREDPELLAEIQRAVDDGNAAVSKAESVRKFRVLPGQFTEEAGHITPSLKLKRNVVAKDFADEIEAIYRG, encoded by the coding sequence TTGCGCGAGTTCAGCCTTCCGGCCCTGTATGAGGTCCCCACGGACGGCAACCTGACGGACCTGATCCGCCGCAACGCCTCCCAGCATCCCGATGTCGCGGTCATGGGCAGAAAGGTCGGGGACTCCTGGACCGACGTCACCTCGACGCAGTTCCTCGCGGAGGTGCTCGCGGCGGCCAAGGGCCTGATCGCGGCCGGGATCGAGCCCGGCGACCGGGTGGCCCTGATGTCCCGTACCCGTTATGAGTGGGTCCTGCTGGACTTCGCCATCTGGAGCGCGGGCGGGGTGACCGTCCCCGTGTACGAGACCAGCTCGGCCGAGCAAGTCTCGTGGATTCTCTCCGACTCGGGCGCGGTCGCCGCGATCGTGGAGAACGGGGCCCACGCGGCGGCCGTGGAGTCGGTCCGGGACCGGCTGCCCGCGCTGCGCGAGCTGTGGCAGATCGAGGCGGGCGCGCTGGACGCGCTGGTGGCGGCCGGGGCGGAGATCTCCGACGCGACGCTGGACGAGCGCAGCGCGAGCGCCAGGGCGGACGACCCGGCGACCATCGTCTACACCTCCGGGACCACGGGCCGCCCCAAGGGCTGTGTGCTGACCCACCGCAACTTCTTCGCGGAGTGCGGCAACGCGGTCGAGCGGCTGAAGCCCCTGTTCCGTACGGGCGAGTGCTCGGTGCTGCTCTTCCTGCCCGCCGCGCATGTCTTCGGACGGCTGGTCGAGGTGGGCGCGATCATGGCCCCGATCAAGCTGGGCTGTGTCCCCGACATCCGCAATCTCACCGAGGATCTGGCCGGATTCCAGCCCACGCTGGTGCTCGGTGTGCCCAGGGTCTTCGAGAAGGTCTACAACGGCGCCCGGGCGAAGGCCCAGGCCGACGGCAAGGGCAGGATCTTCGACAAGGCGGCGAAGACCGCGATCGACTGGAGCCGGGCGCTGGACACCGCGCGCGGCCCCTCGCTGGGGCTCCGGCTCAAGCACACCGTCTTCGACGCCCTCGTCTACGGCAAGCTGCGGACGGCGCTCGGCGGCCGGATCGAGCACGCGATCTCCGGCGGCGCCCCGCTGGGCGAGCGGCTCGGGCACTTCTTCCGGGGGGTCGGGCTCACCGTCCTGGAGGGGTACGGGCTGACCGAGTCCTGCGGCGCGACCGCGTTCAACCCCCCGGACCGGCAGAAGATCGGCACCGTGGGGCAGCCGCTGCCGGGGTCCGTGGTGCGGATCTCGGACGACGGGGAGGTGCTGCTCCACGGCGAGCATCTGTTCTCGGGGTACTGGAACAACCCGGAGGCGACCGCCGAGGCGCTGGCCGACGGCTGGTTCCGCACCGGGGACATCGGCGCCCTGGACGAGGACGGCTATCTGGCGATCACCGGCCGGAAGAAGGAGATCCTGGTCACCGCGGGCGGCAAGAACGTCGCCCCGGCGGTGATCGAGGACCGTATCCGGGCGCACGCGCTGGTCGCGGAGTGCATGGTGGTCGGCGACGGACGGCCCTTCGTGGGTGCGCTGATCACCCTGGACGAGGAGTTCCTGGGCCGCTGGGCGGCGGAGCGCGGCCGGACGGGCGGGACGGCCGCGGCGCTGCGCGAGGACCCCGAACTGCTGGCGGAGATCCAGCGGGCGGTGGACGACGGCAACGCGGCGGTGTCGAAGGCCGAGTCGGTGCGGAAGTTCCGGGTGCTGCCGGGGCAGTTCACGGAGGAGGCCGGCCACATCACGCCCTCGCTGAAGCTCAAGCGCAATGTGGTGGCCAAGGACTTCGCCGACGAGATCGAGGCGATCTACCGGGGGTGA
- a CDS encoding metallophosphoesterase family protein has translation MRGRTTADTPTAAGVTRINVVSDVHGNVRDLARAKEGADALICLGDLVLFLDYADHSRGIFPELFGVENADRIVELRTARRFAEARELGRRLWSELGLDRDTAIESAVRKQYAELFAAFPAPTYATYGNVDIPALWPEYAREGTTVLDGERAVIGGRVFGFVGGGLHSPSRTPYEISEEEYAAKVEAIGEVDVLCSHIPPDVPELVYDTVARRFERGSRALLDAIRRTRPRYALFGHVHQPLAARMRIGATECVNVGHFASTGRPWTLQW, from the coding sequence ATGCGAGGCAGAACCACAGCGGACACACCCACCGCAGCAGGCGTCACCCGGATCAACGTGGTCAGCGACGTCCATGGGAACGTGCGGGACCTCGCCCGGGCCAAGGAGGGCGCCGACGCCCTGATCTGCCTCGGCGACCTGGTGCTCTTCCTGGACTACGCCGACCACTCCCGCGGCATCTTCCCCGAACTCTTCGGCGTCGAGAACGCCGACCGGATCGTGGAGCTGCGCACCGCCCGCCGCTTCGCCGAGGCCCGCGAGCTGGGGCGGCGGCTCTGGAGCGAGCTGGGCCTGGACCGGGACACCGCCATCGAGTCGGCCGTGCGCAAGCAGTACGCCGAGCTGTTCGCCGCCTTCCCCGCGCCGACCTACGCCACCTACGGGAACGTCGACATCCCCGCCCTGTGGCCCGAGTACGCGCGGGAGGGCACCACCGTCCTCGACGGGGAGCGCGCCGTCATCGGCGGCCGGGTCTTCGGCTTCGTCGGCGGCGGGCTGCACTCGCCCTCACGGACCCCGTACGAGATCTCCGAGGAGGAGTACGCCGCCAAGGTCGAGGCCATCGGCGAGGTCGACGTCCTCTGCTCGCACATCCCGCCGGACGTGCCCGAACTCGTCTACGACACCGTCGCCCGCCGCTTCGAGCGCGGCAGCCGCGCCCTGCTCGACGCGATCCGCCGCACCCGGCCCCGGTACGCCCTCTTCGGCCATGTCCACCAGCCGCTCGCCGCCCGGATGCGGATCGGCGCCACCGAGTGCGTGAACGTCGGCCACTTCGCCTCCACGGGCCGCCCCTGGACCCTCCAGTGGTGA
- a CDS encoding SRPBCC family protein, with the protein MAEHTSSSITIEAAPADVMGVISDFDRYPEWTGEVKQAEVLSRDEQGRAEQVRLVLDAGAIKDDHTLAYSWEGADTVSWTLVKSQMLRALDGSYTLAPVGGGDRTEVTYTLTVDVKIPMLGMIKRKAEKVIIDRALDGLKKRVENGPAA; encoded by the coding sequence ATGGCGGAACACACCAGCTCAAGCATCACCATCGAGGCGGCACCGGCCGACGTCATGGGAGTGATCTCCGACTTCGACCGCTACCCGGAGTGGACCGGCGAGGTCAAGCAGGCCGAGGTGCTCTCCCGGGACGAGCAGGGCCGCGCCGAGCAGGTCCGCCTGGTCCTGGACGCCGGGGCGATCAAGGACGACCACACCCTCGCCTACTCCTGGGAGGGCGCGGACACGGTCAGCTGGACCCTGGTGAAGTCGCAGATGCTCCGCGCCCTGGACGGTTCGTACACCCTCGCCCCCGTCGGCGGCGGGGACCGGACCGAGGTCACCTACACCCTCACCGTCGACGTCAAGATCCCCATGCTCGGGATGATCAAGCGCAAGGCCGAGAAGGTCATCATCGACCGCGCCCTCGACGGACTGAAGAAGCGCGTCGAGAACGGCCCCGCGGCCTGA
- a CDS encoding ArsA family ATPase, which produces MRTVLVTGLGGAGRTTVAAATALAAAGDGRRVLLLTADRDTLLGTPLGTEPRRITGAPAVAPAGAGAGAAADLWAARIDPTAALRDEFLALQERATAVLDLLGAVPLAGEEIVELPGSAQFALLRAVTEAERGDWGLVVADLPPLPEAVDLLALPERLRRYLRRLLPPERQAARALRPVLAQLAGVPMPARWLYETAARWDRELAAVQETIDSPGTLLRIVAEPGPTATDALRAARTGLALHGLRTDALIANRVLPRHSADTWLAALAAQQEKAVQEWQEWQERNGDGAPGTAVREVPHLGRDPRDAEDLALLAAALSGPGSAAPTAGPVPEPAPPGPSAVVDRRAEDGTLVWTFELPGADKKDFGLVRRGDELLLRAGRFRRIVPLPSALRRCTVSGAALTDGTLTVRFTPDPELWPRTS; this is translated from the coding sequence ATGCGCACGGTCCTCGTCACCGGACTCGGCGGCGCGGGCCGTACCACCGTCGCCGCCGCGACCGCGCTCGCGGCGGCGGGCGACGGCCGGCGGGTGCTGCTGCTCACCGCCGACCGGGACACCCTGCTCGGCACCCCGCTCGGGACCGAACCGCGGCGGATCACCGGGGCTCCCGCCGTCGCGCCCGCCGGTGCCGGGGCCGGTGCCGCCGCGGACCTGTGGGCCGCCCGGATCGACCCCACCGCCGCCCTCCGGGACGAGTTCCTGGCCCTCCAAGAGCGCGCGACCGCCGTGCTCGACCTCCTCGGCGCCGTCCCCCTCGCCGGGGAAGAGATCGTCGAACTCCCCGGCAGTGCGCAGTTCGCCCTGCTCAGGGCCGTGACCGAGGCGGAACGGGGCGACTGGGGGCTCGTCGTCGCCGATCTGCCCCCGCTGCCCGAGGCCGTCGACCTGCTCGCCCTGCCCGAGCGGCTGCGCCGCTATCTGCGCCGACTGCTGCCACCGGAGCGCCAGGCCGCCCGCGCGCTGCGCCCCGTCCTCGCCCAGCTCGCCGGGGTCCCGATGCCCGCGCGGTGGCTGTACGAGACGGCCGCCCGCTGGGACCGCGAGCTGGCCGCCGTCCAGGAGACGATCGACTCCCCGGGGACCCTGCTGCGGATCGTCGCCGAACCGGGCCCCACCGCCACCGACGCCCTGCGCGCCGCCCGTACCGGACTCGCCCTCCACGGGCTGCGGACCGACGCGCTGATCGCCAACCGCGTCCTGCCCCGCCACTCCGCCGACACCTGGCTCGCGGCGCTCGCCGCCCAGCAGGAGAAGGCCGTACAGGAGTGGCAGGAGTGGCAGGAGCGGAACGGGGACGGGGCGCCGGGGACGGCGGTACGGGAGGTTCCGCACCTGGGGCGCGACCCCCGGGACGCCGAGGACCTGGCGCTCCTCGCCGCCGCGCTCAGCGGTCCCGGCTCCGCCGCGCCGACCGCAGGGCCGGTGCCGGAACCCGCCCCGCCCGGCCCGTCCGCCGTGGTGGACCGCAGGGCCGAGGACGGCACCCTCGTATGGACCTTCGAGCTGCCCGGCGCCGACAAGAAGGACTTCGGCCTGGTCCGCCGGGGCGATGAACTGCTGCTGCGCGCCGGACGGTTCCGCAGGATCGTTCCCCTGCCGTCCGCCCTGCGCCGCTGCACCGTCTCGGGCGCCGCGCTCACCGACGGGACGCTGACCGTCCGCTTCACCCCCGACCCGGAGCTGTGGCCGCGTACCTCCTGA
- a CDS encoding DUF5304 domain-containing protein, which produces MSDATERPEAGTDPWAEACAEDLKAEQARRRDRYGPPPGSAADELRKLFGAVADKVSEFQGSLPGMAAQSAVSHFVQQAKSAVEPVIERNPQVFDHLAAAGGELLAAYRSAVAGQESRWTQRPSDAGRPSGSGTDGDDASTERPPRTERRDQDPGPGEQIDLD; this is translated from the coding sequence ATGAGTGACGCCACCGAGCGGCCGGAGGCAGGCACGGACCCCTGGGCCGAGGCGTGCGCCGAGGACCTCAAGGCCGAGCAGGCCCGCCGCCGGGACCGGTACGGTCCGCCGCCGGGCTCGGCCGCCGACGAGCTGCGCAAGCTGTTCGGGGCGGTCGCCGACAAGGTCTCCGAGTTCCAGGGCTCACTGCCCGGGATGGCCGCGCAGAGCGCCGTCTCCCACTTCGTCCAGCAGGCGAAATCGGCGGTGGAGCCGGTCATCGAGCGCAACCCCCAGGTCTTCGACCACCTCGCCGCCGCGGGCGGGGAGCTGCTCGCCGCCTATCGCTCCGCCGTCGCGGGCCAGGAGAGCCGCTGGACCCAGCGCCCCTCCGACGCCGGGCGCCCCTCCGGGAGCGGCACCGACGGCGACGACGCCTCCACCGAGCGGCCCCCGCGCACCGAGCGGCGCGACCAGGACCCCGGCCCCGGCGAGCAGATCGACCTCGACTGA
- a CDS encoding ROK family glucokinase, giving the protein MGLTIGVDIGGTKIAAGVVDEAGAIIETHTVATPSTPGGIVDAICSAVAGAGEGHRIEAVGIGAAGYVDDKRATVLFAPNIDWRHEPLKDKVEQRVGLPVVVENDANAAAWGEFRFGAGQGHEDVIVITLGTGLGGGIIIGNKLRRGRFGVAAEFGHIRVVPDGLLCGCGSQGCWEQYASGRALVRYARQRAAAAPEAAAVLLGLGDGTPEGIEGRHVSEAARQGDPVAVDSFRELARWAGAGLADLASLFDPSAFIIGGGVSDEGELVLEPIRKSFRRWLIGAQWRPHAQVVAARLGNRAGLVGAADLARQG; this is encoded by the coding sequence ATGGGACTCACCATCGGCGTGGACATCGGCGGCACCAAGATCGCGGCCGGTGTGGTCGACGAAGCGGGCGCCATCATCGAAACGCACACCGTCGCCACGCCGTCGACCCCCGGCGGCATCGTCGACGCGATCTGCTCCGCCGTCGCCGGAGCCGGTGAGGGACACCGGATCGAGGCGGTCGGCATCGGCGCCGCGGGCTATGTGGACGACAAGCGCGCCACGGTTCTCTTCGCCCCCAACATCGACTGGCGCCACGAACCGCTCAAGGACAAGGTCGAGCAGCGGGTCGGACTCCCGGTCGTCGTCGAGAACGACGCGAACGCGGCGGCCTGGGGCGAGTTCCGCTTCGGCGCGGGCCAGGGCCACGAGGACGTCATCGTCATCACCCTCGGCACCGGCCTCGGCGGCGGCATCATCATCGGCAACAAGCTCCGCCGGGGACGCTTCGGTGTGGCGGCGGAATTCGGCCACATCCGGGTGGTCCCGGACGGTCTGCTGTGCGGCTGCGGCAGCCAGGGCTGCTGGGAGCAGTACGCCTCAGGGCGCGCCCTCGTCCGCTACGCGCGGCAGCGCGCCGCCGCCGCGCCCGAGGCCGCGGCCGTCCTTCTCGGCCTCGGTGACGGCACCCCCGAGGGCATCGAGGGCAGGCATGTCAGCGAGGCGGCGCGACAGGGCGACCCGGTCGCCGTCGACTCCTTCCGCGAGCTGGCCCGCTGGGCGGGCGCCGGTCTCGCCGATCTGGCCTCGCTCTTCGACCCCTCCGCGTTCATCATCGGCGGCGGCGTCTCCGACGAGGGCGAACTCGTCCTCGAACCCATCCGCAAGTCCTTCCGCCGCTGGCTGATCGGCGCCCAGTGGCGCCCCCACGCCCAGGTGGTCGCCGCCCGACTCGGCAACCGCGCGGGCCTCGTGGGCGCCGCCGACCTCGCCCGCCAGGGCTGA
- a CDS encoding endonuclease/exonuclease/phosphatase family protein, whose translation MVVEPLPDSRTEGDGSVVVRVLSYNVRSLRDDEDALIRVVRAAAPDLVLVQEAPRFLGWRKHAARLAAGAGLVVLGGGAGATGSLLLCSLRAAVERTEDVLLPRTPGLHRRGLATAVVRFGAARLGVVGFHLSLQARERHTQAGLVLERLTALGAPHTLAAGDVNEPPPGRAFRRLAGRLQDCRALAPRGGEHTFPSTAPRRRIDAVFASAEVEVLGCGVPLDLPGVTAADLRAASDHLPVLAALRLPAGP comes from the coding sequence ATGGTCGTCGAGCCGCTGCCCGACTCCCGGACCGAGGGGGACGGTTCCGTCGTCGTCCGTGTGCTGAGCTACAACGTCCGCTCGCTGAGGGACGACGAGGACGCCCTGATCCGGGTGGTCCGGGCCGCCGCGCCCGATCTCGTTCTGGTGCAGGAGGCCCCCCGTTTCCTGGGCTGGCGCAAGCACGCCGCGCGCCTCGCCGCCGGGGCCGGGCTGGTCGTCCTCGGCGGCGGGGCGGGGGCGACGGGGTCGCTGCTGCTCTGCTCGCTGCGGGCGGCCGTCGAGCGCACGGAGGACGTGCTGCTGCCCCGGACCCCCGGGCTGCACCGCCGGGGTCTGGCCACCGCGGTCGTCCGCTTCGGCGCGGCCCGGCTCGGGGTGGTCGGCTTCCATCTGAGCCTCCAGGCACGGGAGCGCCACACCCAGGCGGGGCTGGTGCTGGAACGGCTCACGGCCCTCGGGGCACCGCACACCCTCGCCGCGGGCGACGTCAACGAGCCGCCGCCGGGCCGCGCCTTCCGGCGGCTCGCGGGCCGGCTCCAGGACTGCCGGGCCCTCGCCCCCCGGGGCGGTGAGCACACCTTCCCGTCCACGGCGCCCCGCCGCCGCATCGACGCGGTCTTCGCGAGCGCGGAGGTCGAGGTGCTGGGCTGCGGGGTCCCCCTGGACCTCCCCGGGGTCACCGCCGCCGACCTCCGCGCGGCCAGCGACCACCTCCCGGTCCTGGCCGCGCTCAGGCTCCCCGCCGGGCCCTGA
- a CDS encoding alpha/beta hydrolase, which yields MPVLPGAEPYRHEGGEVGVLLCHGFTGSPQSLRPWAEYLAERGLTVSLPLLPGHGTRWQDMQITGWQDWYAEVDRALSELTARCSQVFVFGLSMGGALALRLAARHGDAVAGLVLVNPANKVHGASAAVLPVARHLVPSIPGISSDIAKPGVREIAYDRVPLHAAYALRNLLRVVDGELPQVTQPLVLLHSTVDHVVPPVDSARILGRVSSTDVTEILLEQSYHVATLDHDAERIFKESHAFVCRFAPHIGEKGSSTGG from the coding sequence GTGCCGGTCCTTCCCGGAGCCGAGCCGTACCGCCACGAGGGCGGAGAGGTCGGCGTCCTCCTCTGCCATGGATTCACGGGCTCCCCGCAGTCGCTGCGGCCATGGGCCGAGTACCTGGCGGAGCGGGGGCTCACCGTGTCCCTGCCGCTGCTGCCCGGGCACGGCACCCGCTGGCAGGACATGCAGATCACCGGCTGGCAGGACTGGTACGCGGAGGTGGACCGGGCGCTGAGCGAGCTGACCGCGCGCTGCTCCCAGGTCTTCGTCTTCGGGCTGTCCATGGGCGGCGCGCTCGCGCTGCGGCTCGCGGCCCGGCACGGGGATGCCGTGGCGGGTCTGGTCCTGGTCAACCCCGCCAACAAGGTGCACGGCGCGTCCGCCGCGGTGCTGCCGGTGGCGCGCCATCTGGTGCCGAGCATCCCCGGGATCTCCAGCGACATCGCCAAGCCCGGGGTGCGGGAGATCGCCTACGACCGGGTGCCGCTGCACGCCGCGTACGCGCTGCGGAATCTGCTGCGGGTGGTCGACGGCGAGCTGCCCCAGGTCACCCAGCCGCTGGTGCTGCTGCACAGCACCGTCGACCATGTGGTGCCGCCCGTCGACTCCGCGCGCATCCTCGGCCGGGTCTCCTCCACGGACGTCACGGAGATCCTGCTGGAACAGAGCTACCACGTCGCGACGTTGGACCACGATGCGGAGCGGATTTTCAAGGAGAGTCACGCGTTTGTCTGCCGGTTCGCTCCACACATCGGAGAGAAGGGGAGCAGCACCGGTGGCTGA
- a CDS encoding lysophospholipid acyltransferase family protein: MKLSIGSGLKLAFRPWVEGLENIPASGPAILASNHLSFSDSFFLPAVLDRKVTFVAKAEYFTSPGVKGRLTAAFFKGVGQLPVDRSGGRGAAEAAIKAGIEVVQGGGLFGIYPEGTRSPDGRLYRGKPGGLGRVALATGAPVIPIAMIDTEKVQPPGKVVPKLLRPGIRIGKPLDFSRYQGMEEDRYILRSVTDEVMYEIMKLSGQEYVDIYATVAKRQIAEAEKAEKAAAKAAEKAAKDRSGEAPAKAPDGAVEPGTPGAGSSGPGAQDRPAA; the protein is encoded by the coding sequence ATGAAGCTCTCGATCGGGAGCGGCCTGAAGCTGGCCTTCAGGCCCTGGGTGGAGGGTCTGGAGAACATTCCCGCCTCCGGGCCGGCGATCCTCGCGAGCAACCACCTCTCGTTCTCCGACTCCTTCTTCCTGCCCGCCGTGCTCGACCGCAAGGTCACCTTCGTCGCGAAGGCCGAGTACTTCACCTCTCCCGGGGTCAAGGGCAGGCTCACCGCCGCCTTCTTCAAGGGCGTGGGACAGCTCCCGGTGGACCGCTCCGGCGGGCGCGGGGCGGCCGAGGCGGCGATCAAGGCCGGTATCGAGGTCGTGCAGGGCGGCGGGCTCTTCGGGATCTACCCCGAGGGCACCCGCTCCCCGGACGGACGGCTCTACCGGGGCAAGCCCGGCGGCCTCGGCCGGGTGGCGCTCGCCACCGGCGCTCCCGTGATCCCGATCGCCATGATCGACACGGAGAAGGTCCAGCCGCCCGGCAAGGTGGTGCCCAAGCTGCTGCGTCCGGGCATCCGCATCGGCAAGCCCCTGGACTTCAGCCGCTACCAGGGCATGGAGGAGGACCGCTACATCCTCCGCTCGGTGACCGACGAGGTCATGTACGAGATCATGAAGCTCTCCGGCCAGGAGTACGTGGACATCTACGCCACGGTCGCCAAGCGGCAGATCGCCGAGGCGGAGAAGGCGGAGAAGGCGGCGGCCAAGGCCGCGGAGAAGGCCGCGAAGGACCGCTCCGGCGAGGCACCGGCCAAGGCGCCGGACGGGGCCGTGGAACCGGGGACCCCGGGAGCCGGGTCCTCAGGTCCGGGGGCACAGGACCGCCCGGCCGCCTAG
- the macS gene encoding MacS family sensor histidine kinase: MSVELPLWRALAGYRVLTMAYAVLIFVYNMERYERPWVAGCYLAVLAVWTLATLPRVLGAAARCTKRFLGADLTVALAGIMLTLVADADAQRIDSPTLPSIWTAGAVLAFALRGGWRWAAFASSLVAAANLVQRGEPSGDTIHNVLLVWIASIAIGYVVEVARASERTLARALEIEAATRERERLARDIHDSVLQVLAMVQRRGTALGGEAAELGRMAGEQEIALRALVSSGPVPASAGASRADGSPEPGSGPEEDGADQGPCDLRPLLARYAGPRVTLSGPGAPVPLPPAAARELAAAVGAALDNVERHAGPGARAWILVEDWTDDVIVTVRDDGPGIPEGRLAQAEGEGRLGVALSIRGRLRELGGTAELVSVPGQGTEVELRVPRSAPEPPGRAPRA; encoded by the coding sequence ATGTCGGTCGAGCTGCCGCTGTGGCGCGCGCTCGCCGGTTACCGCGTCCTGACGATGGCCTACGCGGTACTGATCTTCGTCTACAACATGGAGCGGTACGAGCGCCCCTGGGTCGCGGGCTGCTATCTGGCGGTGCTCGCCGTGTGGACGCTGGCCACCCTGCCCCGGGTGCTGGGCGCGGCGGCCCGCTGCACCAAGCGCTTCCTCGGCGCGGATCTGACGGTCGCGCTCGCCGGGATCATGCTCACCCTGGTCGCCGACGCGGACGCGCAGCGGATCGACAGCCCCACCCTGCCGTCGATCTGGACCGCGGGCGCGGTGCTGGCCTTCGCGCTGCGCGGCGGCTGGCGCTGGGCGGCGTTCGCGTCCTCGCTGGTCGCCGCCGCCAACCTGGTCCAGCGCGGCGAGCCCAGCGGGGACACCATCCACAATGTGCTGCTGGTCTGGATCGCCTCGATCGCCATCGGCTATGTCGTGGAGGTGGCCCGCGCCTCCGAGCGCACCCTCGCCCGCGCCCTGGAGATCGAGGCCGCGACCCGGGAACGGGAGCGGCTGGCCCGCGACATCCACGACAGCGTCCTCCAGGTGCTGGCGATGGTGCAGCGGCGCGGTACCGCGCTGGGCGGTGAGGCGGCCGAGCTGGGCCGGATGGCGGGCGAACAGGAGATCGCCCTGCGCGCCCTGGTCTCCAGCGGTCCGGTGCCCGCGTCCGCCGGGGCCTCCCGGGCGGACGGCTCCCCCGAGCCGGGGTCCGGGCCGGAGGAGGACGGGGCGGACCAGGGGCCGTGCGATCTCCGTCCGCTGCTCGCACGGTACGCGGGACCCCGGGTGACCCTCTCCGGGCCGGGCGCCCCGGTGCCGCTGCCCCCGGCCGCCGCCCGGGAGCTGGCCGCCGCCGTCGGCGCCGCCCTGGACAACGTCGAACGGCACGCGGGCCCCGGGGCCCGCGCCTGGATACTCGTCGAGGACTGGACGGACGACGTGATCGTGACCGTCCGCGACGACGGGCCCGGCATCCCTGAGGGCCGCCTCGCGCAGGCGGAGGGGGAGGGGCGGCTCGGTGTCGCCCTCTCGATCCGGGGCAGGCTGCGGGAGCTGGGCGGCACCGCCGAGCTGGTCTCCGTCCCGGGGCAGGGCACCGAGGTCGAGCTGCGGGTGCCGAGGTCCGCACCGGAGCCACCGGGCCGGGCCCCGAGGGCCTGA
- a CDS encoding response regulator, translated as MVVDDHPMWRDAVARDLAEAGFDVVATAGDGAQAVRRAQAAAPDVLVLDLNLPELPGARVCKELIGSLPGLRVLVLSASGEHADVLEAVKSGATGYLLKSASTEELIDAVRRTADGDAVFTPGLAGLVLGEYRRLAGEPAPTPGGPEPKAPRLTDRETEVLRLVAKGLSYKQIAERLVISHRTVQNHVQNTLGKLQLHNRVELVRYAIERGLDDLSDSTGD; from the coding sequence ATGGTCGTGGACGACCATCCGATGTGGCGGGACGCGGTCGCCCGCGATCTGGCCGAGGCGGGCTTCGACGTGGTGGCCACCGCGGGCGACGGCGCGCAGGCGGTCCGCCGCGCCCAGGCCGCCGCGCCCGATGTGCTCGTCCTCGACCTCAACCTCCCCGAACTGCCGGGCGCCCGGGTCTGCAAGGAACTGATCGGCTCGCTGCCGGGGCTGCGGGTGCTGGTGCTCTCCGCGAGCGGCGAGCACGCCGATGTGCTGGAGGCGGTGAAGTCGGGCGCGACCGGCTATCTCCTCAAGTCGGCGAGTACGGAGGAGCTGATCGACGCGGTCCGGCGGACGGCCGACGGCGACGCGGTCTTCACGCCCGGCCTCGCCGGACTCGTCCTCGGCGAGTACCGCAGGCTCGCCGGTGAGCCCGCGCCCACCCCCGGCGGACCCGAACCCAAGGCGCCCCGGCTCACCGACCGGGAGACCGAGGTGCTGCGGCTGGTGGCCAAGGGCCTCTCGTACAAGCAGATCGCCGAACGGCTCGTGATCTCCCACCGGACCGTGCAGAACCATGTCCAGAACACCCTGGGGAAGCTGCAACTGCACAACCGGGTGGAACTGGTGCGCTACGCCATCGAGCGCGGTCTCGACGACCTCTCCGACTCCACCGGGGACTGA